In Edaphobacter aggregans, the sequence TGGAGGCTCTGTCGGCGGCCCCGTATACATTCCCGGTATCTATAAGCAGACCGAAAAAACCTTTTTCTTCTTCGTCTACGAAGGTCTCCGCCAATCGACGCCCGCTACCCTCAGCGCCACAGTGCCCACTCAAGCCTTCATTGGCGGAGACTTCAGTAGTCTGCTCACCAGCACCGTCGTAGGCCATGACGCGCTAGGTCGCCCCATCTACCAGGGTGCAATCTACGATCCATACAGCGTGCGCGCAATCACCCAGGGCCAGGTCGATCCACGAACTGGCCTGGTCGCCACGTCGACTGGATTCATCCGTGATGCTATCCCCGGCAACAATGTCGCTGGCCGCATCGATCCGGTTGCCGCAAAGATCGCCGCCGGAAAATACTGGCCTTCACCCACCAACAGCTCGCTCTTCAACAATTTCTTTGCCACGGCCCCTGCGAGTGCACACTCCGACGAGTATTCGATTCGCGTCGACCACAACATCAGCGACCTCTCACGTATCTATGCTCGCTACTCTCACAAGGCAGAAGTAAAAACCAACTCGCCAGCCTTCTTCGGCTCCTCGAATCCGGGAGGTCCCGGAGTCACCAATCCCAATAATCGCTGGAGCTTCGATCTTGGTTACAGCCATATCTTCAGCCAGTCACTCATTCTCAGCGCTAACGCGGGCATGAACCGTTGGATCGAGCAGTCGGCGACCCAGGGAGATGGTTTCAAGCCCTCCACTCTTGGCCTGCCCGCTGGTCTTGACCCCATCGCTAACCAGTTCCCGCAAATCAAAATCGATAGCTTCTCCGGCCTCGGGCCCGGCGCTATTAACGGCCAGGACTCCTACGCTGTCCCACGGAACTACATCACCTACTCGGCCGACCTTACCAAGAGCCTCAGCAAACACACGCTGAACTTCGGCTTCATGGGTGTCGTCAACCAGATTCTCGGTGGCCACGTCTACGGGACGAAGTTCAACTTCATCACCTCAACCACAGCTGGGCCCGATCCTTCCAACCCAACCCAGGGAACCGGCTTCGGCTTCGCTTCTTACCTCCTGGGCGTTCCCGACAATACCGGATCGACCGGTATCAATGCTCAGCTAGCTACCCAGAAGAACTATTTCGGCGGGTATGTTCAGGACGACTGGAAGCTCGATCCTCGTCTCACCGTCAACCTTGGCCTGCGTTATGAAGTTCAGACGCCACTCACTGAGCGGCATGACAAGCAGCAGTACTTTGACTTCACTGCAATCAACCCAGTCGGAGCAGGAACTGGCATCAATACTCCCGGTCAACTGGTCTTCAACGGGGGAGGCCACACCAGAAGCCTCTACGATACCCAAACCACAAACTTTGGACCGCGCATTGGAATCAGTTACCTCCTCAAACCGAACATGGTACTTCGCAGCGGCTATGGACTCTTCTTCATCCCAACCTTCACTGGCAATGGTCCTGCAGACGGCTACACCCAGACCACGCCGATTCGCGGTACAAACGGCGATAACTCAGTCTTCAACACACTTAGCAATCCAGTGCCTAACGGAGTTCTTCTGCCGCAGGGCAGCGCGCTCGGTTCGCAGCAAGATGTCGGACAGGGCGTACCTGCTGTAAGGCGTGCCCGTGCTTCTTCTTACCTTCAACAGTGGATGTTGGGCATTCAATATTCCTTCCACACAAACGACATGCTTGACATTACTTACGTCGGAAACCGTGGTCTCAAACTGTCTGCCGGCACCTACGAGAGAGACATGCTAAACCCACAGTATTTCTCTCTCGGACTAGCTGCACTCACCGCACAGGTTCCCAATCCTTTCAATGGAAAGATCACGGGTACAGGATGCAGTCTGCAAGGTGCAACAGTTCCACGTTGGCAGCTCCTCCGTCCCTATCCGCAATATTGCAGTGTTGCAGAACAGGAAGCCCCACTCGGCGACTCCTACTACAACGCTCTTCAGATGACCTACACCCACCGGTTCAGCCATGGCTTCTCCGTGCTGGCCTCTTACACGTTCTCGAAGTTCATCGACGACGTCGAAGGCAACAATGGCTGGGCAAACTCTGGCCCAACCAGCATCCGCAACTATTACAACCTCGCTGCCGAGAAGTCCGTCGATGGCGCCGACATCCCTCACAGCCTCGTAGTCAGTTACATCTATGAGCTTCCCATCGGAAAGGGTAAATCCCTCGGCTCCAACCTCAGCACACCCGTCAACGCCGTCGTTGGAGGCTGGCAGGTGTCCGGAATATCAACATTCAAGCAGGGATTCCCGCTATCCATCGCACCGGCGAATAATACTCTCGGTCAATTTGGCGGCAACCGGCGTCCCGACATCGTCGCAAATATGCACGTCGCTAATCCTACGATCGACCGATGGTTCAATGTAGGTGCCTTCCAGGACCCCAGTGATCCCTTCGATTTCGGGTCCGCGCCACGCTACATCTCAACTCTGCGTGCTCCTGGCTACCAGAACTGGGATTTGTCTGCTCAGAAGTACTGGCACTTCGGCGAGGTTACTCGCTTGCAGTTCCGGGCGGAGTGGTTCAATGCCTTCAACCGCGCAAACTTCTATGCCCCGAATCAATTTCTGGGTAATAGAGTCACGAATACGGATGGAAGCTACGGGGGATCGTTCGGTCAAATCAGCAACGCTTTCGCAGCAAGAGACGTTCAATTTGCGGCCAAGTTTTACTGGTAAACAGCCGAAGGAAACTGGATCCATAACCTAACTAACTCGATTCGACAGGCTCTTGTGCGCTGACACAAACGCGCAAGGGTCTGTCGAATTTTTGCGTGGCTGCTGTTCTGAGTTGGTTGGCGGTTCACAGCGGGCTTGATACGGGGCGCGAAGTAGAGCCCCACTTTGAATTAGTTTGCGTGGGGAAGGGAAGTGACAAACCGTCTACGCTCCGGGCACCAACCCTCCGTTTCGATCGGCGTTGCCGGACCAGCGGCCCTGAGCTAAGCCTCCTCTTCAGTACAAAGGCAATCCAAAATGGTAGACGCCTGCTACATCGTTCGAAGGCGACGTTTGAACCCGGCACTCCTGCTCTGAGAATCTGGCCTATAGGCACAAAAAGGATGCTGGGGGGCTGATCCGAGACTGTTACGCGGATATATACGGGCAATAAGTGCGAGAGGGATGACGCCTCCGCAGGCGATCCGGCCGAAGGCGATGATCCACTTGTTACGAACCGGATCGAGGAAGAGGGTCGAGGAATGAAACTGCAAATAACGAGATTAGCAAACGCAAGCCAATCAGCAGACGATTTTCTGCTTCATTGGTATTGTGCAAATAGAAGGCATCGTATCAGCGGAAAGGGAAGATATTAAAGTGCCGCAACGTCTAACCTCCTCGGGAGCTTCCGTCTTCACCTTGTTACAGAACCGGCTCATAGTCTCCTGCCAGGCTGCTCAGGACGACCCTCTCGATCATATCGACACGCTCACCAGAATGGCGGCCTCCGTCATCCGTGGTGGAGCAGGTGGCCTCAGGGCTGAAGGCGCCGAGCGCATAGCTGCCTTTCGGGCGATGACCGATCTCCCGATTATAGGAATCATTAAAGCTTACGATGCGAACGGTGACGTTTACATCACACCTGACTTCAAATCTGCACAGGCTGTCAATAACGCCGGCGCGGATCTCATCGCTCTCGATTGCACTAGTCGG encodes:
- a CDS encoding TonB-dependent receptor gives rise to the protein MLALGIAGITRLQAQSQAFTATISGTVTDTSGGVLPGAKITLISAERGITRTFTTSETGSYTFTLLPPADYVLKVEQPGFQTYEQRGVSLAAGVSVHQDITLSVGAVSQEVVVSASAPLLNADNANISADISQRQVVELPLNLRNVFGLASLNSSVNNSTQAQMVNSNGISGSADQDISFLNFGGTHFGTAAYLLDGTWNTAQDWGGVVYVPSVENVQEFKIQTNAFTAQYGWSSGNVVNVVSKSGTNRLHGDVFEFYRNSALDANNYFNNRNGLARPSFNRNQFGGSVGGPVYIPGIYKQTEKTFFFFVYEGLRQSTPATLSATVPTQAFIGGDFSSLLTSTVVGHDALGRPIYQGAIYDPYSVRAITQGQVDPRTGLVATSTGFIRDAIPGNNVAGRIDPVAAKIAAGKYWPSPTNSSLFNNFFATAPASAHSDEYSIRVDHNISDLSRIYARYSHKAEVKTNSPAFFGSSNPGGPGVTNPNNRWSFDLGYSHIFSQSLILSANAGMNRWIEQSATQGDGFKPSTLGLPAGLDPIANQFPQIKIDSFSGLGPGAINGQDSYAVPRNYITYSADLTKSLSKHTLNFGFMGVVNQILGGHVYGTKFNFITSTTAGPDPSNPTQGTGFGFASYLLGVPDNTGSTGINAQLATQKNYFGGYVQDDWKLDPRLTVNLGLRYEVQTPLTERHDKQQYFDFTAINPVGAGTGINTPGQLVFNGGGHTRSLYDTQTTNFGPRIGISYLLKPNMVLRSGYGLFFIPTFTGNGPADGYTQTTPIRGTNGDNSVFNTLSNPVPNGVLLPQGSALGSQQDVGQGVPAVRRARASSYLQQWMLGIQYSFHTNDMLDITYVGNRGLKLSAGTYERDMLNPQYFSLGLAALTAQVPNPFNGKITGTGCSLQGATVPRWQLLRPYPQYCSVAEQEAPLGDSYYNALQMTYTHRFSHGFSVLASYTFSKFIDDVEGNNGWANSGPTSIRNYYNLAAEKSVDGADIPHSLVVSYIYELPIGKGKSLGSNLSTPVNAVVGGWQVSGISTFKQGFPLSIAPANNTLGQFGGNRRPDIVANMHVANPTIDRWFNVGAFQDPSDPFDFGSAPRYISTLRAPGYQNWDLSAQKYWHFGEVTRLQFRAEWFNAFNRANFYAPNQFLGNRVTNTDGSYGGSFGQISNAFAARDVQFAAKFYW